The Rhinopithecus roxellana isolate Shanxi Qingling chromosome 14, ASM756505v1, whole genome shotgun sequence genome includes a window with the following:
- the TMEM37 gene encoding voltage-dependent calcium channel gamma-like subunit isoform X1, giving the protein MTAIGVQAQRPLGQRQPRRSFFESFIRTLIITCVALTVVLSSVSICDGHWLLAEDHVFGLWHFCITTNPSAPICFRDLGQAHVPGLAVGMGLVRSVGALAVVAAIFGLELLMVSQVCEDKHSRRKWVLGSILLLVSFVLSSGGLLGFVILLRNQVTLIGFTLMFWCEFTASFLFFLNAISGLHINSITHPWERPWKF; this is encoded by the exons ATGACTGCCATCGGCGTGCAG GCCCAGAGGCCTTTGGGCCAAAGGCAGCCCCGCCGGTCCTTCTTTGAATCCTTCATCCGGACCCTCATCATCACATGTGTGGCCCTGACTGTGGTCCTGTCCTCGGTCTCCATTTGTGACGGGCACTGGCTTCTAGCTGAGGACCACGTCTTTGGGCTCTGGCACTTCTGCATCACCACCAACCCGAGTGCACCAATCTGCTTCAGAGACCTGGGCCAGGCCCACGTGCCTGGGTTGGCCGTGGGCATGGGCCTGGTGCGCAGCGTGGGCGCCTTGGCCGTGGTGGCCGCCATTTTTGGCCTGGAGCTCCTCATGGTGTCCCAGGTGTGTGAGGACAAACACTCACGGCGCAAGTGGGTCCTGGGTTCCATCCTCCTCCTGGTCTCTTTCGTCCTCTCCTCCGGGGGGCTCCTGGGTTTTGTGATCCTCCTCAGGAACCAAGTCACACTTATCGGCTTCACCCTGATGTTTTGGTGCGAATTcactgcctccttcctcttcttcctgaaCGCCATCAGCGGCCTTCACATCAACAGCATCACCCATCCCTGGGAACGACCATGGAAATTTTAG
- the TMEM37 gene encoding voltage-dependent calcium channel gamma-like subunit isoform X2 produces MGLVRSVGALAVVAAIFGLELLMVSQVCEDKHSRRKWVLGSILLLVSFVLSSGGLLGFVILLRNQVTLIGFTLMFWCEFTASFLFFLNAISGLHINSITHPWERPWKF; encoded by the coding sequence ATGGGCCTGGTGCGCAGCGTGGGCGCCTTGGCCGTGGTGGCCGCCATTTTTGGCCTGGAGCTCCTCATGGTGTCCCAGGTGTGTGAGGACAAACACTCACGGCGCAAGTGGGTCCTGGGTTCCATCCTCCTCCTGGTCTCTTTCGTCCTCTCCTCCGGGGGGCTCCTGGGTTTTGTGATCCTCCTCAGGAACCAAGTCACACTTATCGGCTTCACCCTGATGTTTTGGTGCGAATTcactgcctccttcctcttcttcctgaaCGCCATCAGCGGCCTTCACATCAACAGCATCACCCATCCCTGGGAACGACCATGGAAATTTTAG